A window of Myxococcales bacterium genomic DNA:
GGTGCTCACGGCTCGAATTCTCCCCCGTGACTCGCCGTCAGGGTTCCGTCAACCAATCAGGCTTTGATCGCACCTGTCATACTGTATGGCACGGGTGCTCGGCGTCAAGATTTTTATCTTCGCGGTTCGCGCACTGAAGAATGACCAGATATCTTTTTAGTCCGGCGGGCATCCAAGGTAAAACGCGAACCCGTATTCGGCAGACACCGCCGCGGCCTTTGACAATCAGCCCTTGGCCGCCTCTTCCGCCAGTGCCTCGGTCAGAGATTGCAGCGGATTGAGTCCGGCGAGGGTTTCCGCCTCGCCGAAATAGGATTTTTGATTGCCGTAGACCTCGCGGTAGATGATCTTCGCGACGCCGGCGCCGAGCAGAAGTTTCAGGCACGACAGGCAGGGCTTGAAGGTGCAGTAGCAGGTCGAGCCCTCCAGCCGGATGCCGAAGCGGGCGGCTTGCAGCACGGCGTTGGCCTCGGCGTGAATCGTGCGCACGCAGTGGCCGTCCTTGAGCAGATGGCCGACCTCGTCGCAGTGCGGCGTGCCGGGCAGCGAGCCGTTGTAGCCGGTGGTCAGAATGCGATTGTCCTTGACGATCACCGCGCCGACCTTGAGCCGGTCGCAGGTGGCGCGGGTCGAGACGTCCTGGGCGATCTGCATGAAGTACTCGTGCCAACTGGCGCGCGACATCGTGGTTCTCCTTTCGCGACGGGACGACCGCTCAGGAACAGCCGGTGGTTTCGCCGCAGGTGACGCATTTCAGGCAGGTGCCGTTGCGCACCATGGTCATCTGGCCGCAGCTCGGGCAGATGTCACCGGTGTAGCCCTTGGCCTTCGCCTTGCTGATCCGCTGGTTGTCGCCCTGGTCTTTCGCATCGCCGTTGCCGGGCGCGGCCGTCGCGCCGGCGGCGGCTTTTTCGCGCACCTGGGTGGCCACCTGGTCGGCGACTTTTTCCGGCCGCGGATCGCTCGGATCGTCCTGCGGCAGATCGCCGTTGACGTGCGCCAACTCGTGACGACCCAGGTAGTAAATCGCCAGGTCGCGGAAAATGAAATCGATGACCGACGTGCTCATTTTGATCTGCGGGTGGCCCTCGACGATGCCGTTGGGCTCGAAGCGCGTGAAGATGAAGGCGTCGACGTATTCGTCGAGCGGCACGCCGTACTGCAAGCCCAGGCTGATGGCGATGGCGAAGCAGTTCATCAAACTGCGGAAAGCGGCGCCTTCCTTGTGCATGTCGAGGAACAACTCGCCCAATTTGCCGTCGTCGTATTCGCCGGTGTGCAGGTAGACCGTGTGCCCGCCGACGTGGGCCTTTTGCCGGTAGCCGTTGCACCGCGCCGGCAGCCGCAACCGCTGGCCCAGCACGTGCTTGGCGGCGATTTCGGCGACGATCCGGGTCGCGTCCGCCTCGTCGCCTTCGCGTTCCTCGCGGTAGGCGGTCATCACCTGCGAGAGTTTGCTGCCGTCGCGGTAGACCGCCACCGCCTTGAGCATCGAACGCCAAGCGTCGAGGTAGGCGTCGGATATGTTCGCCACCGTGGCCTCGGTCGGCAGGTTGATCGTTTTGCTGATCGCGCCCGAGATGAACGGCTGGGCGGCGGCCATCATCTTGATGTGACCGCTGACGGCGATGAAGCGTTTGCCGAGGCGACCGCAGCGATTGGCGCAATCGAAAACCGGCAGGTGCGCGGGCTTCAGATGCGGCGCGCCTTCCAGGGTCATCGTCCCGCAGACGTACTGCTCCGCCTCGCGGATTTGTGCCTCGGTAAAGCCGAGCGCCGGCAGGACGCGGAAGCCCGGCGCCTGCACCGCCGCTTCCGCCAGGCCCAGTTTTTTCGTCAGGAATTCCTTGCCCAGCGCGAACGGGCTGAACAGGTCTTCCAGCGCGAAGGCGCTCGGCAGGCGTTTCTCGAGGCGATCGAGCAGATCGGCGGGGAACCCTTTCGCCAGCAGCGCCTCGCGGTTGACGTGCGGGGCGTCGATCAACGTCTGGTGGCCGACGGCGTAGGCGATGATCGCCTCGCTCTGCTTTTTCGGATAACCCAGGCGGGCCAACGCGAGCGGAATGGCCTGGTTGGCGATCTTGAAGTAGCCGCCGCCCGCCAGTTTCTTGAACTTCACCAGCGCGTAATCCGGCTCGACGCCGGTCGTGTCGCAATCCATGACCAGGCCGATGGTGCCGGTCGGCGCCAGCACCGTGGCCTGCGCGTTGCGGTAGCCGTGCTTTTCGCCCAGCTTCAGCGCGCGGTCCCAGCTTTCCCGCGCCGCTTTCGCCAGGGCGGCCGGACATTTCGCCGGGTCGAGGCCCTTGGGTTTAACCGAAAGTTTTTCGTATTTCGCCGCCGGCGCGTGGTGGGCCGCCAGACGGTGATTGCGGATGACGCGCAGCATGCTGTCGCGGTTGGCCGCGAACCGCGGAAACGGGCCGAGTTGGGCGGCCATTTCGGCGCTGGTCGCGTAGGCCTCGGCCGTCATGATCGCGGTCACGGCGGCGGCGATCTGCCGCCCTTCCTCGCTGTCGTAGGCCAGGCCCATGCACATCAGCATCGCGCCGAGGTTGGCGTAGCCGAGGCCGAGCGTGCGGTACTGGTAGCTGCGCCGAGCCATTTCCTCGCTGGGGAACGAGGCCATGAGGACCGAGATTTCCAGGGTGATCGTCCACAGCCGGCAGGCGTGGCGGAAGGCTTCGAGGTCGAACTCGCCGTCCGCTTTCAGGAATTTGATGAGGTTGAGCGAGGCCAGGTTGCAGGCCGTGTCGTCGAGGAACATGTACTCCGAGCACGGGTTGCTGGCGTTGATCCGGCCGTCCGCCGCGCAGGTGTGCCATTCGTTGATCGTGGTGTCGAACTGGATGCCGGGGTCGGCGCTGGCCCAGGCGGCCATGGAGACCTTATCCCACAATTCGGCCGCCGGGATCTTCTTGATGACCCGGCCGTCCAGGCGCGCCCGCAATTCCCAGTCGGCCTTTTTTTCGAGGGCCTGCAGGAACGCGTTGGAGATGCGGACGGTGTTGTTGGAATTCTGCCCGGAGACGGTCTGGTAGGCCTCGTTGTTCCAGTCGGTGTCGTATTCCTCGAACTCGATGGCCGTGATGCCCTGCCGGCCGAAACCCAGGATGCGCTGGATGTAGCTTTCAGGGATCATCGCCTGCCGCGCCTCGCGGATGGCGCGCCACAATTCGGGATTCTGCTCGGGATCGGTCGACGGCTGGCCGCCGGGAACGTGGCAAGCCTTGAGTACGGCGTTCAGGCGCGCTTTGATCAGCCGCGAGCCGGTGACCAGCGCCGCCACCTTCTCCTCCTCGCGCACCTTCCACATCACGAAGTCCTCGATCTCCGGGTGGTCGATGTCGAGGATCACCATCTTCGCCGCGCGCCGCGTCGTCCCGCCGGATTTGATCGCGCCGGCCGCGCGGTCGCCGATCTTCAAAAACGACATCAGGCCGCTGCTGCGCCCGCCGCCACTGAGAATTTCGCCGGCACCGCGAATCCGCGAGAAATTGCTGCCGGTGCCCGAGCCGTATTTGAAGACGCGCGCCTCCCGCATCCACAAATCCATGATGCCGCCCTGGTTCACCAGGTCGTCCTCGACCGACTGGATGAAGCAGGCGTGGGCCTGCGGCCGTTCGTAAGCGCTGCCGGCCGGGACGACCCGCTCGCTTTTTTCGTCGAAATAGCAGTGCCCCTGCGGTTTTCCCGTGATGCCATACGAGTGATACAGCCCCGTGTTGAACCACTGCGGACTGTTGGGTGCGCCGATCTGCATCGCCAGCATGTGCGCCATTTCGTCCTCGTAGGCGGCGGCGTCCTCGTCCCGATCGAAATAGCCGTGCCGGCGGCCCCAATCGGTCCAAGTCTTGGCCAGGCGGTCGAAGATCTGCCGCGCGTCTTTTTCGGCGCCCAGCACCGGCTTGCCGCTCTTGTCTTTCAGCGGCTTGCCGTTTTTATCGAGTTGCGGCACGCCGGTCTTGCGGAAATAGCGTTGCGCCAGGATGTCGCTGGCGATTCCCGACCAGGTGGTGGGGACGACGGCTTCCATCGTCTGGCCGATCTGGCTGCCGTCGGGATTGGTGAGAACGCTGAAGCGTTTTTCGAACTGAATTCCTTTATAGGGGCCCTGGTTCTTCCGGGTGAAACGGCGCGCGATCTTCATCTCCAAATCCTCTTCAGGGCGCAAAAGGCCCAAGAACTCTGAAAGAAACCGAAAACCGGGTTAGAAGCTAGATAGTGTAGTCCCTTTTGCGAAAGAATCAATATGTTGTATGGGTACGAAATAAAAAAGTCGGTTTGCCGATCATAACTTTTTACACGAACCATCCTTAGTCGAGATTACTTTGATTTGAATTCAGCCGACTAAAATCTTGTTGTAACGGATGTTTACTCGGTGTCGTTCAGCCGGAGCTTGGCGCGAAATTCCGCTTCCGCCATCCCCGACAACCCGGTTTCGCGACCGGCCAGCAGATTTTTCACCGCCTTGATCTCGTCGGAGGACAATCGGCATCCCTTGAGGATATGCCGCTCGAAAGACTCGTAGGCCCACGGCGTCACGGTTTTCACGATGCGCGCCATCACCTTGGCGTATTCGCGGATTTCCAGTTGCGCGTGCTGGTCGAGGCGCAGCCGTAAAAAGCGGAAGAGGTTGTGCAGGTCGATCTGCCAGTAGAACTCGGTGTACAGCGAAAGCGGCAGATTGATGCGGGCCAGTTCGCGGGAAATGTCGTGCGACAGCATTTCCTGGTAGTTGGCGTAAACCGTCTTGTTGTGCGCGGTCATCTGTTCGCGAATCGCCTCACGCACCTCGGGCGACGCCGGCCGGGTTTCGTCGCGTCCCTGCCGGTTTTCCTGGTTCTGCAAATGGATGTTCGCGTCGGCCGGGATGTAGAACTCCTCGGACATCACGCTGTAACGGCCGCTGATTTCGTTCATCCGCGCCGTGCGGTGGCGCACCCACTGGCGGGCGACGAAGATGGGCATCTTGAGGTGAAAGGTGAAGACCACCTGTTCGAACGGCGAGGTGTGGTCGTGGCGCAGCAGGTAGTCGATCAGCGCCTTGTCCATGCGCACGGTTTTCGTACCGGCGCCGTACGAAACGCGCGCGGCCTGCACGATGCGCTCGTCGTTGCCCAGGTAATCGACCAGGCGGATAAAACCGTGGTCCAGTACGTCGAACTGTTGATCGAGGATCGCGTCCGCCTCGGTTTTATGGTTGTGGGCCATGTCGGTCTCCCTTGAAATAGAGGTGCGGCTGAGTGGCTTTTCTTATCTCCCGTCCGGCGCGAATCTGTCAAGCGGCGTCGCGATTCCAATAAAAAAAATACGGGCCGCCGGCAACCGGCGACCCGTATTCGACCGTCCCGAGCGGCCTAGGATCTGGGTTTCCAGCCTTTTTCCAGAACCTTGCGCAAGGCTGCCGAGCGGTCCGCGTAGTTCGTATGCAACAGGTGATGCGCCCGGTGGGAATTCGGATGCTCGAGATAATCCGCGTAGAGCTTTTTAACCATGGGGTTGTCCTGGGATTTACGTCGCGGCATGCCGGCGTCGCGCTGGTACGCGGCCGCCAAACGCCGATCCAGATAATCCAGGGTGGCGGCCCACGCGCTACGGATGCCGATCACGCCCGTCGCGGCCACGGTGACGGCCGCGCCGCAAGCCTTGAGAAATTGACGCCTGGTGATTTGCGAAAGGCTCATCGACGACCTCCTTACACCGAACGGCGGCGAAGCGAGAGTTTACGGTTCCAATGGGCGAACAGCCGGCCGAACAACGATTGGCCGGACATTCGCACTCCCGGCGGAATCGGCTGTCCCGCGCCGTTGACGCAACCGCCCGGACAATTCATGACCTCGATGAAGTGGTAGGGTGATTTGCCGGCGCGCACTTCCTCGCAAAGCATCCGCGCGTTTTCCAAACCGTGGACGATGCCGACCTTGACCGTCGGACCGTTCGGAATGGGAATGGCCGCGGAACGAACCGCCTGTCGGCCACGGACCGCGGTCAATTCGACGTTTTGCAGTTCCTGCCCGGAAACAGCTTCGAAGGCGAAACGCAACGCCGCTTCCATGACGCCGCCGGTCGCGCAGAAGATCGTGGCGGCGCCCGTCGCGTCGCCGAGAGCGGGGTCGGCGGCTTCCTCGGGCAACTTCGCGAAGTCGATCCCCGCGGATTTGATCAGGTAGGCCAGTTCGCGCGTGTGAAGGGTCGCGTCGATATCGCGGAATCCACTGGCGGCCATTTCCGGCCGCAATCCCTCATATTTCTTGGCGATGCAGGGCATGATGGAAACCGTATAGATTTTTTCCGCGGTCTGTTTCGTGACGTCCGCGCCATAGGTTTTCGCCAGCGCCCCGAGCATGCCGATCGGCGACTTGCAGGTCGAGAGGTGCGGCCGCAAATCGGGATAATAGGTTTCGACGAATTTGATCCAGGCTGGGCAACAACTGGTAAATTGCGGCAGCGGTTTGTCGCTCTGCTTGGTCAATCGCGCGATGAGTTCCGTGCCTTCCTCGAGAATCGTGACGTCGGCGGTCATCTCGTTGTCCCAGACATAGTCGAAGCCCAACCGGCGCAAAGCGGCGAACATCTTGCTGTTGACCGATTGGCCGGGGTCCAGGCCGAACGCTTCGCCGAGCGCGTAACGCACGGCCGGCGCCGGCATGGCGACAACGACCTTGTCGGGGTCGGCCAACGCTTTCCTCACCGCCGCGAGAAACGAAACATTTTCGTAAATGGCGCCATACGGACAGTGATAGAGGCACTGTCCGCAATGGACGCAGGCGGCCGGATCGACGACCGCGCGCGGACCGTCCTTGCCGTCGCCCGGTTGAATCGCTCCGGTGCCGCAAACCGATTGGCACTCGCCGCACTTTTGACATTTCGCCGGATCGACCTGCACGAAAAACAGGTCGTCGACGGCCGCCGGCGGCGGCGCCTTTTCACCCATCCAGACTTGTTCGACTTCAATCATGAATTCCTCCTCCCAATAGCGGCGCACCGAGTAAAACCCGCAGGGCGTTCGGCCGATCGGCCAACGGATGGTCTCCGACGCCGAAACCTTGCGAGACGATTTTCATGTCTGGCGGCGGGCCGAAGCGTTCCGCCACGGTTGCCAGGAGAGCGGCGCCGGTGGGCGTCGTCAATTCGCCCTCGCCGCCGGTGCCGACGGGAAGCCCCCGCAGCAACTCGACGGTCGCCGGCGCGGGAACCGGCAACCAGCCGTGCGCCGTTTCCACCAGACCCGTGCCCAAAACGGGCGGCGAAGCGGAAATCGACGCGGGTGCCAGAAACGTCAAGGCGGCGGCCATGCCGACGATGTCGGCGATCGAGTCGTCGGCGCCGACCTCGTGAAAGGTGACCCGGTCGACATCGACGCCGTGGATTTTCGCCTCGGCGCACGCCAGCACCTGAAAGATTTTGTGGGCCAGTTCGCGCGTTTCAGGCGGCAATTCGGCCCGGTTGAGCATTTCGCGGATTTCCCCGTAAT
This region includes:
- a CDS encoding dCMP deaminase family protein, whose product is MSRASWHEYFMQIAQDVSTRATCDRLKVGAVIVKDNRILTTGYNGSLPGTPHCDEVGHLLKDGHCVRTIHAEANAVLQAARFGIRLEGSTCYCTFKPCLSCLKLLLGAGVAKIIYREVYGNQKSYFGEAETLAGLNPLQSLTEALAEEAAKG
- a CDS encoding adenosylcobalamin-dependent ribonucleoside-diphosphate reductase; protein product: MKIARRFTRKNQGPYKGIQFEKRFSVLTNPDGSQIGQTMEAVVPTTWSGIASDILAQRYFRKTGVPQLDKNGKPLKDKSGKPVLGAEKDARQIFDRLAKTWTDWGRRHGYFDRDEDAAAYEDEMAHMLAMQIGAPNSPQWFNTGLYHSYGITGKPQGHCYFDEKSERVVPAGSAYERPQAHACFIQSVEDDLVNQGGIMDLWMREARVFKYGSGTGSNFSRIRGAGEILSGGGRSSGLMSFLKIGDRAAGAIKSGGTTRRAAKMVILDIDHPEIEDFVMWKVREEEKVAALVTGSRLIKARLNAVLKACHVPGGQPSTDPEQNPELWRAIREARQAMIPESYIQRILGFGRQGITAIEFEEYDTDWNNEAYQTVSGQNSNNTVRISNAFLQALEKKADWELRARLDGRVIKKIPAAELWDKVSMAAWASADPGIQFDTTINEWHTCAADGRINASNPCSEYMFLDDTACNLASLNLIKFLKADGEFDLEAFRHACRLWTITLEISVLMASFPSEEMARRSYQYRTLGLGYANLGAMLMCMGLAYDSEEGRQIAAAVTAIMTAEAYATSAEMAAQLGPFPRFAANRDSMLRVIRNHRLAAHHAPAAKYEKLSVKPKGLDPAKCPAALAKAARESWDRALKLGEKHGYRNAQATVLAPTGTIGLVMDCDTTGVEPDYALVKFKKLAGGGYFKIANQAIPLALARLGYPKKQSEAIIAYAVGHQTLIDAPHVNREALLAKGFPADLLDRLEKRLPSAFALEDLFSPFALGKEFLTKKLGLAEAAVQAPGFRVLPALGFTEAQIREAEQYVCGTMTLEGAPHLKPAHLPVFDCANRCGRLGKRFIAVSGHIKMMAAAQPFISGAISKTINLPTEATVANISDAYLDAWRSMLKAVAVYRDGSKLSQVMTAYREEREGDEADATRIVAEIAAKHVLGQRLRLPARCNGYRQKAHVGGHTVYLHTGEYDDGKLGELFLDMHKEGAAFRSLMNCFAIAISLGLQYGVPLDEYVDAFIFTRFEPNGIVEGHPQIKMSTSVIDFIFRDLAIYYLGRHELAHVNGDLPQDDPSDPRPEKVADQVATQVREKAAAGATAAPGNGDAKDQGDNQRISKAKAKGYTGDICPSCGQMTMVRNGTCLKCVTCGETTGCS
- a CDS encoding FAD-dependent thymidylate synthase translates to MAHNHKTEADAILDQQFDVLDHGFIRLVDYLGNDERIVQAARVSYGAGTKTVRMDKALIDYLLRHDHTSPFEQVVFTFHLKMPIFVARQWVRHRTARMNEISGRYSVMSEEFYIPADANIHLQNQENRQGRDETRPASPEVREAIREQMTAHNKTVYANYQEMLSHDISRELARINLPLSLYTEFYWQIDLHNLFRFLRLRLDQHAQLEIREYAKVMARIVKTVTPWAYESFERHILKGCRLSSDEIKAVKNLLAGRETGLSGMAEAEFRAKLRLNDTE
- a CDS encoding twin-arginine translocation signal domain-containing protein, which gives rise to MSLSQITRRQFLKACGAAVTVAATGVIGIRSAWAATLDYLDRRLAAAYQRDAGMPRRKSQDNPMVKKLYADYLEHPNSHRAHHLLHTNYADRSAALRKVLEKGWKPRS
- a CDS encoding 4Fe-4S binding protein, with product MIEVEQVWMGEKAPPPAAVDDLFFVQVDPAKCQKCGECQSVCGTGAIQPGDGKDGPRAVVDPAACVHCGQCLYHCPYGAIYENVSFLAAVRKALADPDKVVVAMPAPAVRYALGEAFGLDPGQSVNSKMFAALRRLGFDYVWDNEMTADVTILEEGTELIARLTKQSDKPLPQFTSCCPAWIKFVETYYPDLRPHLSTCKSPIGMLGALAKTYGADVTKQTAEKIYTVSIMPCIAKKYEGLRPEMAASGFRDIDATLHTRELAYLIKSAGIDFAKLPEEAADPALGDATGAATIFCATGGVMEAALRFAFEAVSGQELQNVELTAVRGRQAVRSAAIPIPNGPTVKVGIVHGLENARMLCEEVRAGKSPYHFIEVMNCPGGCVNGAGQPIPPGVRMSGQSLFGRLFAHWNRKLSLRRRSV
- a CDS encoding LarC family nickel insertion protein, with product MKPNNKVPVDSEPAMLDDLPPGLHLHFDTFSGIAGDMTVAALVDAGVPEKIVRDAVDAMKLPGLTIAFRDRRTHSLVGKSFCVTSGKDETRVSAHEKDHPQVPTGTIVSPGGSIGDSDGMAHDGHAHGHRDYGEIREMLNRAELPPETRELAHKIFQVLACAEAKIHGVDVDRVTFHEVGADDSIADIVGMAAALTFLAPASISASPPVLGTGLVETAHGWLPVPAPATVELLRGLPVGTGGEGELTTPTGAALLATVAERFGPPPDMKIVSQGFGVGDHPLADRPNALRVLLGAPLLGGGIHD